The proteins below come from a single Procambarus clarkii isolate CNS0578487 chromosome 54, FALCON_Pclarkii_2.0, whole genome shotgun sequence genomic window:
- the LOC138352704 gene encoding protein IWS1 homolog → MGGGNGGERQLEETARRARQETQQGGSGRRASQKSMPEEPARRASREGQPGEPTRRASQESQPGEPARGASQKSMPEEPTRRASQESQPGEPARRASQKSMPEEPTRRASQKSKPGGSARRASQESQPEDPARRACQESQPRGSARRVSQESQPGESARRASQKNQPGGSAWRASQKSQPGGSAWRVSQESQPEEPAKRISQDSQPEEPAMRPSQKSQPGGLARRVSQESQSGGPARRASHESQPEETARGVSQESQPGGPARRASQEGQQGEPARRASQEDKEGQPGEPARRIRRASQEGQPGG, encoded by the coding sequence atgggagggggtaatggtggggaacgaCAGCTAGAAGAGACAGCCAGGAGAGCCAGACAGGAGACCCAGCAAGGAGGGTCAGGCAGGAGAGCCAGCCAGAAGAGCATGCCAGAAGAGCCAGCCAGAAGAGCAAGCCGGGAGGGTCAGCCAGGAGAGCCAACCAGGAGAGCCAGCCAGGAGAGCCAGCCAGGAGAGCCAGCCAGAGGAGCCAGCCAGAAGAGCATGCCAGAGGAGCCAACCAGGAGAGCCAGCCAGGAGAGCCAGCCAGGAGAGCCAGCCAGAAGAGCCAGCCAGAAGAGCATGCCAGAAGAGCCAACCAGGAGAGCCAGCCAGAAGAGCAAGCCGGGAGGGTCAGCCAGGAGAGCCAGCCAAGAGAGCCAGCCAGAGGACCCAGCCAGGAGAGCCTGCCAGGAGAGCCAGCCAAGAGGGTCAGCCAGGAGAGTCAGCCAGGAGAGTCAGCCAGGAGAGTCAGCCAGGAGAGCCAGCCAGAAGAACCAGCCAGGAGGGTCAGCATGGAGAGCCAGCCAGAAGAGCCAGCCAGGAGGGTCAGCATGGAGGGTCAGTCAGGAGAGCCAGCCAGAAGAGCCAGCCAAGAGGATCAGCCAGGACAGCCAGCCAGAAGAGCCAGCCATGAGACCCAGCCAGAAGAGCCAGCCAGGAGGGTTAGCCAGGAGGGTCAGTCAGGAGAGCCAGTCAGGAGGGCCAGCCAGAAGAGCCAGCCACGAGAGCCAGCCAGAAGAGACAGCCAGGGGGGTCAGCCAGGAGAGCCAGCCAGGAGGGCCAGCCAGGAGAGCCAGCCAGGAGGGCCAGCAAGGAGAGCCAGCCAGGAGAGCCAGCCAGGAGGATAAGGAGGGCCAGCCAGGAGAGCCAGCCAGGAGGATAAGGAGGGCCAGCCAGGAGGGCCAGCCAGGAGGATAA